In one Castor canadensis chromosome 15, mCasCan1.hap1v2, whole genome shotgun sequence genomic region, the following are encoded:
- the Adgrg1 gene encoding adhesion G-protein coupled receptor G1 isoform X1 — translation MAVWVLLQTALFLLTLLFRTQGAHSGGSREDFRFCGQRNQTQRSFLHYEQTPELHISIRNSEEALTIHAPFQAAPEASRSFPEPRGLYHFCLYWNRHARKFHLRYGKNDFLLSGQADGLLCFRHQEESQAQGPPLLATSVSSWWNPQNTSLPRAAGFTFSFHNPSQASHNASASVDMCELKKTLQHLSQLLQQPGKTSRRPSTTLVSQQLQSLESKLASVSFPGDMASFEEDRVNATVWKLRPTAALQDLHIHSRQEEAQSEVQEYSVLLPRALFQQTKGRRGEAAKRLLMVDFSSQALFQDRNSSQVLGEKVLGIVVQNTKVTNLPEPVVLTFQHQPQPKNVTLQCVFWVEDPTLRTPGSWSSAGCETLRRETQTSCLCSHLTYFAVLMVSSAEVSMEHKHYLTLLTYVGCVISALACISTITAYLCSSRRKPRDYTIKVHINLLVAVFLLDMSFILSEPVALMGSEAACRASAIFLHFSLLACLSWMGLEGYNLYRLVVEVFGTYVPGYLLKLSIVGWGFPIFLVTLVALVDVNNYGPIILAVHRTPERVIYPSMCWIRDSLVSYITNLGLFSLVFLFNLAMLGTMVVQVLRLRPHNQKWPHVLTLLGLSLVLGLPWALVFFSFASGTFQLVVLYLFSIITSFQGFLIFLWYWSMRLQAQGGPCPLKNSSDSARLPISSGSTSSSRA, via the exons ATGGCTGTCTGGGTGCTGCTGCAGACAGCGCTGTTCCTACTGACTCTGCTCTTCCGGACTCAAG gTGCCCACAGTGGTGGCTCCAGGGAAGACTTCCGCTTCTGCGGCCAGCGGAATCAGACACAGAGGAGCTTCCTCCACTACGAGCAGACACCTGAGCTGCACATCTCCATCAGGAACTCCGAGGAGGCCCTCACGATCCATGCCCCCTTCCAAGCAGCCCCCGAGGCCTCCCGGTCGTTTCCTGAGCCCAGGGGCCTCTACCACTTCTGCCTCTACTGGAACCGCCATGCCAGGAAGTTCCATCTGCGCTATGGCAAGAACGACTTCCTGCTGAGTGGCCAGGCGGATGGCCTCCTCTGCTTCCGGCACCAGGAGGAGAGCCAGGCTCAGGGACCCCCACTGCTCGCCACCTCTGTCAGCTCCTGGTGGAACCCCCAGAACACCAGCCTGCCTAGGGCTGCTGGCTTCACCTTCTCCTTCCACA ACCCCTCACAGGCCTCCCACAATGCCTCCGCCTCAGTGGACATGTGTGAGCTGAAGAAGACCTTGCAGCACCTCAGCCAGCTCCTACAGCAGCCCGGCAAGACCTCCCGGCGGCCCTCGACCACCCTGGTCAGCCA GCAGCTGCAGAGTCTTGAGTCGAAACTGGCCTCTGTGAGCTTCCCAGGGGACATGGCGTCATTTGAGGAGGACAGGGTCAATGCCACTGTGTGGAAACTGCGGCCCACAGCTGCTCTCCAGGACCTGCACATCCACTCCCGGCAGGAG GAGGCGCAGAGCGAGGTCCAGGAATATTCGGTGCTGCTGCCTCGCGCCCTCTTCCAGCAGACCAAAGGCCGGCGTGGTGAGGCTGCGAAGAGACTCCTCATGGTGGACTTCAGCAGCCAAGCCCTGTTCCAG GACAGGAATTCCAGCCAGGTCTTGGGCGAGAAGGTCTTGGGGATCGTTGTGCAGAACACCAAAGTCACCAACCTGCCAGAGCCAGTGGTGCTCACCTTCCAGCACCAGCCCCAGCCG AAGAACGTGACCCTCCAGTGCGTATTCTGGGTTGAAGACCCGACAT TGAGAACCCCAGGGAGCTGGAGCAGCGCTGGGTGTGAGACCCTCCGGAGAGAAACGCAGACGTCCTGCCTCTGTAGCCACCTGACCTATTTTGCAGTTCTGATG GTGTCCTCTGCAGAGGTGAGCATGGAGCACAAGCACTATCTCACCCTCCTGACCTATGTGGGCTGTGTCATTTCTGCCCTCGCCTGCATCTCCACCATCACCGCCTACCTCTGCTCCAG CAGGAGGAAGCCCCGGGACTACACCATCAAAGTGCACATCAACCTGCTGGTGGCCGTCTTCCTGCTGGATATGAGCTTCATCCTCAGTGAGCCGGTGGCACTGATGGGCTCGGAAGCCGCCTGCCGTGCCAGCGCCATCTTCCTCCACTTCTCCCTGCTCGCCTGCCTGTCCTGGATGGGCCTCGAGGGCTACAACCTGTACCGCCTTGTCGTTGAGGTCTTCGGCACCTATGTGCCTGGCTACCTGCTCAAGCTGAGCATTGTGGGCTGGG GCTTTCCCATCTTCCTGGTGACTCTGGTGGCACTGGTGGATGTGAACAACTATGGCCCCATCATCCTAGCGGTCCACAGGACTCCAGAGCGTGTCATCTACCCTTCCAT GTGCTGGATCCGTGACTCCCTGGTCAGCTACATCACCAACCTTGGCCTCTTCAGCCTGGTGTTTCTGTTCAACCTGGCCATGCTGGGTACCATGGTGGTGCAGGTCCTGCGGCTGCGCCCACATAACCAGAAGTGGCCCCACGTGCTGACCCTGCTGGGCCTCAGCCTGGTGCTGGGCCTGCCCTGGGCCTTGGTCTTCTTCTCCTTTGCTTCTGGCACCTTCCAGCTCGTTGTCCTCTACCTCTTCAGCATCATCACATCCTTCCAAG GGTTCCTCATCTTCCTCTGGTACTGGTCCATGCGGCTGCAGGCCCAGGGCGGCCCTTGCCCTCTGAAGAACAGTTCGGACAGCGCCAGGCTCCCCATCAGCTCCGGCAGCACCTCGTCCAGTCGTGCCTAG
- the Adgrg1 gene encoding adhesion G-protein coupled receptor G1 isoform X2, with translation MAVWVLLQTALFLLTLLFRTQGAHSGGSREDFRFCGQRNQTQRSFLHYEQTPELHISIRNSEEALTIHAPFQAAPEASRSFPEPRGLYHFCLYWNRHARKFHLRYGKNDFLLSGQADGLLCFRHQEESQAQGPPLLATSVSSWWNPQNTSLPRAAGFTFSFHNPSQASHNASASVDMCELKKTLQHLSQLLQQPGKTSRRPSTTLVSQQLQSLESKLASVSFPGDMASFEEDRVNATVWKLRPTAALQDLHIHSRQEEAQSEVQEYSVLLPRALFQQTKGRRGEAAKRLLMVDFSSQALFQDRNSSQVLGEKVLGIVVQNTKVTNLPEPVVLTFQHQPQPKNVTLQCVFWVEDPTLRTPGSWSSAGCETLRRETQTSCLCSHLTYFAVLMVSSAEVSMEHKHYLTLLTYVGCVISALACISTITAYLCSRRKPRDYTIKVHINLLVAVFLLDMSFILSEPVALMGSEAACRASAIFLHFSLLACLSWMGLEGYNLYRLVVEVFGTYVPGYLLKLSIVGWGFPIFLVTLVALVDVNNYGPIILAVHRTPERVIYPSMCWIRDSLVSYITNLGLFSLVFLFNLAMLGTMVVQVLRLRPHNQKWPHVLTLLGLSLVLGLPWALVFFSFASGTFQLVVLYLFSIITSFQGFLIFLWYWSMRLQAQGGPCPLKNSSDSARLPISSGSTSSSRA, from the exons ATGGCTGTCTGGGTGCTGCTGCAGACAGCGCTGTTCCTACTGACTCTGCTCTTCCGGACTCAAG gTGCCCACAGTGGTGGCTCCAGGGAAGACTTCCGCTTCTGCGGCCAGCGGAATCAGACACAGAGGAGCTTCCTCCACTACGAGCAGACACCTGAGCTGCACATCTCCATCAGGAACTCCGAGGAGGCCCTCACGATCCATGCCCCCTTCCAAGCAGCCCCCGAGGCCTCCCGGTCGTTTCCTGAGCCCAGGGGCCTCTACCACTTCTGCCTCTACTGGAACCGCCATGCCAGGAAGTTCCATCTGCGCTATGGCAAGAACGACTTCCTGCTGAGTGGCCAGGCGGATGGCCTCCTCTGCTTCCGGCACCAGGAGGAGAGCCAGGCTCAGGGACCCCCACTGCTCGCCACCTCTGTCAGCTCCTGGTGGAACCCCCAGAACACCAGCCTGCCTAGGGCTGCTGGCTTCACCTTCTCCTTCCACA ACCCCTCACAGGCCTCCCACAATGCCTCCGCCTCAGTGGACATGTGTGAGCTGAAGAAGACCTTGCAGCACCTCAGCCAGCTCCTACAGCAGCCCGGCAAGACCTCCCGGCGGCCCTCGACCACCCTGGTCAGCCA GCAGCTGCAGAGTCTTGAGTCGAAACTGGCCTCTGTGAGCTTCCCAGGGGACATGGCGTCATTTGAGGAGGACAGGGTCAATGCCACTGTGTGGAAACTGCGGCCCACAGCTGCTCTCCAGGACCTGCACATCCACTCCCGGCAGGAG GAGGCGCAGAGCGAGGTCCAGGAATATTCGGTGCTGCTGCCTCGCGCCCTCTTCCAGCAGACCAAAGGCCGGCGTGGTGAGGCTGCGAAGAGACTCCTCATGGTGGACTTCAGCAGCCAAGCCCTGTTCCAG GACAGGAATTCCAGCCAGGTCTTGGGCGAGAAGGTCTTGGGGATCGTTGTGCAGAACACCAAAGTCACCAACCTGCCAGAGCCAGTGGTGCTCACCTTCCAGCACCAGCCCCAGCCG AAGAACGTGACCCTCCAGTGCGTATTCTGGGTTGAAGACCCGACAT TGAGAACCCCAGGGAGCTGGAGCAGCGCTGGGTGTGAGACCCTCCGGAGAGAAACGCAGACGTCCTGCCTCTGTAGCCACCTGACCTATTTTGCAGTTCTGATG GTGTCCTCTGCAGAGGTGAGCATGGAGCACAAGCACTATCTCACCCTCCTGACCTATGTGGGCTGTGTCATTTCTGCCCTCGCCTGCATCTCCACCATCACCGCCTACCTCTGCTCCAG GAGGAAGCCCCGGGACTACACCATCAAAGTGCACATCAACCTGCTGGTGGCCGTCTTCCTGCTGGATATGAGCTTCATCCTCAGTGAGCCGGTGGCACTGATGGGCTCGGAAGCCGCCTGCCGTGCCAGCGCCATCTTCCTCCACTTCTCCCTGCTCGCCTGCCTGTCCTGGATGGGCCTCGAGGGCTACAACCTGTACCGCCTTGTCGTTGAGGTCTTCGGCACCTATGTGCCTGGCTACCTGCTCAAGCTGAGCATTGTGGGCTGGG GCTTTCCCATCTTCCTGGTGACTCTGGTGGCACTGGTGGATGTGAACAACTATGGCCCCATCATCCTAGCGGTCCACAGGACTCCAGAGCGTGTCATCTACCCTTCCAT GTGCTGGATCCGTGACTCCCTGGTCAGCTACATCACCAACCTTGGCCTCTTCAGCCTGGTGTTTCTGTTCAACCTGGCCATGCTGGGTACCATGGTGGTGCAGGTCCTGCGGCTGCGCCCACATAACCAGAAGTGGCCCCACGTGCTGACCCTGCTGGGCCTCAGCCTGGTGCTGGGCCTGCCCTGGGCCTTGGTCTTCTTCTCCTTTGCTTCTGGCACCTTCCAGCTCGTTGTCCTCTACCTCTTCAGCATCATCACATCCTTCCAAG GGTTCCTCATCTTCCTCTGGTACTGGTCCATGCGGCTGCAGGCCCAGGGCGGCCCTTGCCCTCTGAAGAACAGTTCGGACAGCGCCAGGCTCCCCATCAGCTCCGGCAGCACCTCGTCCAGTCGTGCCTAG